Genomic segment of Halococcus sediminicola:
CTATTGAGTTGACCTCTGTCGTTCAATCATCCCCAGGAGTATCCAAGAGATGACGGACTCGTCGTTCTGGTTGAAGCCGGTAAGCTTCGCATGGATATGTCCCACCCCAGAACCACCCTCTGAAGAGTGTTTATCAATGATTTCCATCTGGAGGGACAGCGTGTCTCCTGGTCTGACCGGTTTGTGCCACCGGAGTTCATTGACGCCGCGCCCGCCCGCACTAGCCATGTCTGTGATAATCCCATCGACAAGCATCCGCTGGCAAACCGCTGCTGTATGCCATCCACTTGCAATGAGTTCCCCAAAGATAGAATCCTGTGCTGCACTCTCATCAACATGGAATGGTTGCGGATCATACCGTTCTGCGAACTCAATAATCTCCTCTTCCGTTACTGTGTAGCTGCCGAACTCAAACGTCTCTCCCACGTCGAAGTCTTCGAAGTAGTAAGGGGGGTCACTTGGTGCCATCAATTGTTCTATACCACATATCTACATCAATACATCTACCGTGATATTTTACCGTTTGTAGCCCTCGCTGCAGCAAAGACGAGATGAGC
This window contains:
- a CDS encoding MaoC family dehydratase, whose product is MAPSDPPYYFEDFDVGETFEFGSYTVTEEEIIEFAERYDPQPFHVDESAAQDSIFGELIASGWHTAAVCQRMLVDGIITDMASAGGRGVNELRWHKPVRPGDTLSLQMEIIDKHSSEGGSGVGHIHAKLTGFNQNDESVISWILLGMIERQRSTQ